The Candidatus Methylomirabilota bacterium nucleotide sequence AAGTTCAGCCCCCACGTGAAGGAGGCGGTGGTGATCGGCGAGGGCCGGCCCCACGTGGTGGCCCTCATCCAGATCGACCTCGGCAACGTGGGGAGCTGGGCGGAGACGAGCCGGCTGCCCTTCACGACGTTCAAGGACCTCGCCCGCAAGCCCGAGGTCTCCGCGCTGGTCGCTGAGGCGGTGGCCCGGGTCAACCATGACCTGCCCGAGGTGGCGCGGGTCCGCGCTTTCGGCCTCTTCGACAAGGAGCTGGACGCGGACGACGGCGAGCTGACGCGGACGAACAAGGTCCGGCGTGCGACGATCCTGGACAAGTACCGCGAGATGATCGAGGAGCTCTACGCGCGGGACGGGGCGGGGGACCGCGTGGCGATGGGAGACGCGCGATGACCGAGCACCTCGTCTTCATGCTCCAGCTCGTCATCACCGGCATCGCGGTGGGCGGCGTGTACTCGCTGATGGCGCTGGGGTTCGTGCTGATCTTCAAGGCCTCGTCGGTGGTCAACTTCGGGCCGGGCGAGCTGGTGCTGTTCGGGGCCTACGTGTCGTGGGCCACCATC carries:
- a CDS encoding long-chain fatty acid--CoA ligase: KFSPHVKEAVVIGEGRPHVVALIQIDLGNVGSWAETSRLPFTTFKDLARKPEVSALVAEAVARVNHDLPEVARVRAFGLFDKELDADDGELTRTNKVRRATILDKYREMIEELYARDGAGDRVAMGDAR